The bacterium region CGATGAAAGGAAAGCTCGCAAAGAGGATCATAACTGCACTGACCCTGGCGGCCTTTGCTGCGATCGCGGCAGGGGCCGCTTCTTTTTTAAAGCCGATCGTCGATCTTGAGCAAGAGTCATATGATCTGAGGGTCTTGGCCTTTGCGCCGACGACCACGGCTTCGCCGGACGTGGTGATGGTCTGGCTCGACGAGGCCACGATGAAGGGGCTTTCATATCGGAGCCCTGTGCCGCGCGACTTCCTTGCGAGACTCCATTCCAGGATAATGAGTGCGAAGCCCAGGCTCGTGGGCTACGACATATTCTTCAAGGACCCCTCCTTCCCCGAGGCGGACAGCGCGTTTGCAGAGGCGCTTGAGGGGAGCGCCGCGTATGCGGTGGCGCCCATGCGGCCCGACGGGAGCGTGGAGCCCACGCTGCCCCTGTTCGAGAAGGCCCTGAAGGGGGTGGGCCTGGCAGATCTGCCGTTCAACCCGTTTGATTCCACGATCCGCACTGCGAAACTCTCTTTTGACACCAAGGGCGGTCGCATGGATTCCTTCGGCGCCGCGATTTTTTCTGCGGCCACGGGAGCGAATGCCTCCGCCGCTGTGCGCGAGCAGGCGGATCCGCCCGGCGCAGGCCCCTTCAGAGCGACGCCGTTCGTGGGCGAGGACGAGATGTTCATCAGGTTCGCGGCGCCGCCCGGCGTCATCGGCGGGAAGGGAAACGCGTTCAAGACGTATTCCGCGGCGATGGTGGAGAAGGGGCTAGTGCCCGCCGCGTGGCTTGCCGATAAAATCGTCCTCGTCGGCGCATCTTATGAGGACCTCAAGGACGCGTACCTCACGCCATATTACGCCAAGGCCGCCGGCTTCGCGCGCATGAACGGCGTTGAGATCCACGCCGGCGTCCTCTCCAGCCTCCTCACAGGCCGGTTCTATTATGCGATGACGGGATGGCAGAGGGCCGCGTGGATATTCCTGGCGGCGCTGGCGGTCGGCGCCGCCGCCGCATTCCTTACGCCCGTGCGTGCGTCCCTGGCGTACGCCGCAGCAGTGATCCTGTGGGTCCTCATCTCGGCCGCACTCTTTGCGCGATACGCGCTCGTGGTCCCGGTCGTGGCGCCTCTCATCGCACAGACCGTTTCCCTGGGCGCGGGCCTGGGCTGGCGCGCGCTGACCGAGGGGAGACAGCGCAGGTTCATCAAGGGGGTGTTCGCGCGCTATGTGCCGCCCGCCGTCGTGGAGCGCATGACCGAGAACCCGGAGCTTCTGAAGCTGGGCGGCGAGTTCAGGACCGTGACGAGCCTCTTCACCGACATCGCCTCCTTCACCTCCATCTCCGAGAGGCTGGACCCGAAGA contains the following coding sequences:
- a CDS encoding adenylate/guanylate cyclase domain-containing protein, yielding MKGKLAKRIITALTLAAFAAIAAGAASFLKPIVDLEQESYDLRVLAFAPTTTASPDVVMVWLDEATMKGLSYRSPVPRDFLARLHSRIMSAKPRLVGYDIFFKDPSFPEADSAFAEALEGSAAYAVAPMRPDGSVEPTLPLFEKALKGVGLADLPFNPFDSTIRTAKLSFDTKGGRMDSFGAAIFSAATGANASAAVREQADPPGAGPFRATPFVGEDEMFIRFAAPPGVIGGKGNAFKTYSAAMVEKGLVPAAWLADKIVLVGASYEDLKDAYLTPYYAKAAGFARMNGVEIHAGVLSSLLTGRFYYAMTGWQRAAWIFLAALAVGAAAAFLTPVRASLAYAAAVILWVLISAALFARYALVVPVVAPLIAQTVSLGAGLGWRALTEGRQRRFIKGVFARYVPPAVVERMTENPELLKLGGEFRTVTSLFTDIASFTSISERLDPKTLVELLNEYLGLMNEALFRHGGTLDKYEGDAIIAFFNAPLDVADHELAAAMAAIEMRRVDELITAKWKERCGREISTRVGINTGKAVIGNMGSEGRFDYTAIGDTINLASRLEGANKFYGTRIMASESTAGRLGEKIITRPLDRVRVKGKTEPIMIYEIMGVADEMDAARMHGLVEPYRLAFGLFEARKFSQAKFELDATLKIFNDDGPACELASRCDR